One window from the genome of Rhizobium sp. CIAT894 encodes:
- a CDS encoding LysR family transcriptional regulator encodes MMKIDLKDIGRLDFNLGVTFLAVWRERSVSKAAQQLSLSQSAVSSALTRLRDMTGDPLFVRAEGMMLPTPRAERMASDIEGGLLLLKNSFLARPEFDPSSSERHFSLGMSDDFQLAVGPEIARRGGEAAPGITISFRQTNRQTAGTMLQSGEIDLAIVASWPKRSVAAFEEVAMGHYACLFDPRTAVPSRSLDLASFLELPHVLVSYSGRAGIVDEALKKAGLTRRVQTALTHFSALPAFLVGRKAVATLPSHAAIQLACHTPLLTAPVPIDLGSYGISIVWRRDQQNDSAHDWIRSVVRTAMLCELDSISQRPD; translated from the coding sequence ATGATGAAAATCGATTTGAAAGATATTGGGCGGTTAGATTTCAATTTAGGAGTCACTTTCCTTGCCGTATGGCGGGAACGCAGCGTGTCAAAAGCGGCACAGCAGTTGTCACTCAGCCAATCGGCGGTCAGTTCGGCCCTTACCCGCCTTCGCGATATGACCGGTGATCCATTATTTGTTCGCGCCGAGGGAATGATGCTGCCAACGCCGCGGGCAGAGCGGATGGCTTCTGATATCGAAGGCGGCCTTCTTCTATTGAAGAATTCCTTCCTCGCTCGCCCCGAATTTGATCCGAGCTCCAGTGAGCGGCATTTCTCGCTCGGCATGTCCGATGATTTTCAGCTTGCGGTTGGCCCTGAGATCGCTCGACGTGGAGGTGAGGCCGCACCAGGAATTACCATAAGTTTTCGGCAAACCAATCGACAAACCGCCGGGACAATGCTCCAGAGCGGAGAGATAGATCTCGCTATCGTTGCCTCATGGCCGAAGCGTTCTGTCGCAGCTTTTGAAGAAGTGGCTATGGGGCATTATGCCTGTCTTTTCGATCCTAGAACGGCCGTACCGTCGAGATCGCTCGATCTGGCCAGCTTCCTCGAGTTGCCCCATGTACTCGTTTCCTATTCGGGTAGAGCAGGAATCGTGGACGAGGCGCTGAAGAAGGCGGGCTTGACCCGACGCGTCCAGACAGCTCTGACGCATTTCTCCGCGCTGCCGGCTTTCCTCGTCGGCCGAAAGGCGGTGGCGACACTCCCTTCCCACGCCGCCATTCAACTCGCCTGCCATACGCCGCTGCTGACCGCTCCCGTACCAATTGATCTCGGGTCCTACGGTATCTCGATCGTATGGCGGCGAGACCAGCAAAACGATTCTGCTCATGACTGGATTCGCTCTGTCGTTCGAACGGCGATGCTGTGCGAGCTCGATAGCATCTCACAGCGGCCTGACTAG
- a CDS encoding nitrilase-related carbon-nitrogen hydrolase encodes MSQHRIAVVQAGTSLFDTPRTLERMEALCETVAGDGIELAVFPEAYVGGYPKGLDFGARIGTRTSEGRDDFLRYWKSAIEVPGPEAQRIASFASKMKAHLVVGVVEREGATLYCTALLFGPDGALLGKHRKLMPTASERLVWGQGDGSSIPVIETALGRIGAAICWENYMPNLRQTMYAKGINLWCAPTVDERDIWQSSMRHIAYEGRTFVLSACQYLTRSDAPDVYDCIQGNDPGTVFIRGGSVIVGPLGDILAGPVYDKEAVVTADIDLSDCIRGKYDLDVVGHYARPDVFSLGVDETARKAVYYRRDALDEVEAALGADSVA; translated from the coding sequence ATGTCCCAACACCGGATTGCCGTGGTTCAGGCGGGAACCAGCCTTTTCGATACGCCTCGCACGCTTGAGCGCATGGAAGCATTGTGCGAGACGGTTGCCGGTGACGGCATTGAACTCGCGGTGTTCCCTGAGGCTTACGTTGGGGGATATCCAAAAGGCCTGGATTTTGGTGCGCGGATCGGAACGCGCACATCTGAAGGGCGTGATGATTTCCTCCGCTATTGGAAAAGCGCCATTGAAGTACCCGGACCGGAAGCCCAGCGCATCGCATCCTTTGCTTCAAAAATGAAGGCGCATCTGGTTGTTGGCGTTGTGGAGCGGGAAGGTGCCACGCTTTATTGCACAGCGCTGTTGTTCGGACCTGATGGCGCGCTTCTGGGCAAGCACCGCAAACTGATGCCTACCGCCAGTGAACGGCTTGTTTGGGGGCAGGGCGACGGGTCGAGCATTCCTGTGATCGAGACAGCGCTTGGTCGAATTGGTGCAGCAATTTGCTGGGAGAACTATATGCCCAACCTGCGCCAGACTATGTACGCAAAAGGAATCAACCTTTGGTGCGCTCCCACAGTGGATGAACGCGATATCTGGCAAAGCTCAATGCGTCACATAGCCTATGAGGGTCGAACCTTTGTGCTAAGCGCCTGCCAATACCTTACCCGCTCAGATGCACCGGACGTTTATGATTGCATCCAGGGGAATGATCCTGGGACCGTCTTTATCCGAGGCGGCAGCGTCATTGTCGGACCACTCGGAGATATCCTTGCTGGACCGGTCTATGACAAGGAGGCCGTCGTCACCGCTGATATAGATCTCTCCGATTGTATCCGAGGGAAATATGATCTGGACGTGGTGGGCCACTACGCTCGACCTGATGTGTTCAGCCTAGGCGTCGATGAGACTGCCCGCAAGGCCGTATATTATCGCCGCGACGCCCTGGATGAGGTAGAAGCCGCACTTGGCGCGGATTCGGTCGCTTGA
- the ltrA gene encoding group II intron reverse transcriptase/maturase, with protein sequence MHVDAVERRLISLPALSRQGKRINGLHRLLDCPNIWAQAYEAIARNSGALTPGIDPRNTLDGFSLDRLNGIMRRVKEGSYRFKPVRRHYIPKANGKLRPLGIPDADDKLVQAAVKLVLEQIYEPNFSRRSHGFRPKRSCHTALASIQKTWGGTVWLVEADIAGFFDNIDHDILMNLLRKRIDDERFLKLIRGMLTAGYMEDWKWHASYSGTPQGGVISPLLANVYLHEFDEFMDSLKTRFDRGIERPTNPEYQKLLSKGAHCRQRIAKLRSSGREAEAERLRAQLQPLIVAARKLPSKDFHDTFFRRLQYVRYADDFLISVIGTKQEAADILNEVTSFLQDQLHLEVAPEKSGITKADDGGVTFLGYAVRSTKRAFREKRVTRKGRRAMVKRTPVRGIRLHLPREKLAAFAKRNRLGSYHAIRGAMRPEMTISSDVAIIVAYNAMLRGLVGYYQLGNNWKNEMAPLQRVWWFSLMKTLARKHKCSIAKIFNIYLQRHQGDHGLWVETKDGRRFVAVFQLRHVASKKVMEDSRIDQDQPSFWFWGRTDLVDRLRARSCEYCGISDVPVDIHHVRRMADMKGVSWLARTRAARMRKRTIACEPCHHAIHAGRLQQRLDRIGVLSA encoded by the coding sequence ATGCACGTCGATGCCGTGGAAAGACGACTGATCTCGCTACCTGCCCTGTCACGACAGGGAAAGCGGATAAACGGCCTCCATCGTCTTCTGGACTGCCCCAACATTTGGGCACAGGCCTATGAAGCGATCGCCCGAAACTCCGGGGCTCTCACCCCCGGCATTGATCCCCGCAATACGCTTGACGGCTTCTCGCTGGACAGGCTGAACGGGATCATGCGCCGGGTGAAGGAGGGAAGCTACCGCTTCAAGCCTGTTCGCAGGCACTACATCCCCAAGGCGAACGGGAAATTACGCCCTCTGGGCATTCCCGACGCTGACGACAAGCTCGTGCAGGCAGCCGTGAAGCTGGTTCTGGAGCAAATCTATGAACCGAATTTCTCTCGCCGCTCGCACGGGTTCAGACCCAAGCGCTCCTGTCACACCGCTCTGGCATCCATCCAGAAGACGTGGGGCGGAACAGTTTGGCTGGTCGAGGCCGATATTGCCGGGTTCTTCGACAATATTGACCACGACATTTTGATGAATCTGCTGAGGAAACGGATCGATGACGAGCGGTTTCTGAAGCTTATCAGAGGAATGTTGACGGCTGGCTATATGGAGGACTGGAAGTGGCACGCGTCGTATAGCGGCACACCACAGGGCGGAGTAATCTCGCCCTTGCTCGCGAACGTGTATCTCCATGAATTCGATGAGTTCATGGATAGCCTCAAAACCCGGTTCGACCGGGGCATTGAGAGGCCAACGAATCCAGAGTACCAGAAACTGCTCAGCAAGGGGGCGCATTGTCGTCAGCGTATCGCGAAGCTGCGAAGCTCTGGCCGAGAGGCCGAAGCAGAGCGGCTTCGGGCTCAACTGCAGCCTTTGATCGTTGCTGCCCGGAAGCTCCCCAGCAAGGACTTCCACGACACGTTCTTCCGGCGGCTTCAATATGTCCGGTATGCCGATGACTTCCTTATCTCCGTCATCGGCACGAAACAGGAAGCTGCCGACATCCTGAATGAGGTCACATCCTTCCTGCAGGATCAGCTTCATCTTGAAGTCGCACCGGAAAAGAGCGGTATCACAAAGGCAGATGACGGCGGGGTGACCTTTCTCGGCTACGCTGTTCGGTCGACCAAACGTGCGTTTCGCGAGAAACGTGTCACGAGGAAAGGTCGAAGGGCAATGGTCAAGCGGACACCGGTACGCGGAATCCGACTGCATCTCCCAAGGGAGAAGCTGGCGGCCTTTGCTAAACGGAACCGACTTGGCAGCTATCATGCAATACGTGGCGCAATGCGTCCCGAGATGACAATCAGCTCGGATGTCGCCATCATCGTTGCGTATAACGCGATGCTACGGGGATTGGTCGGATATTACCAGTTAGGCAATAACTGGAAAAATGAGATGGCCCCACTCCAACGGGTTTGGTGGTTCAGTCTCATGAAGACTTTGGCGAGAAAGCACAAATGCAGTATCGCGAAGATCTTCAATATCTATTTGCAGCGGCACCAAGGGGATCATGGGCTATGGGTGGAAACCAAAGACGGGCGCAGGTTCGTCGCGGTATTCCAACTCAGGCACGTTGCATCGAAGAAAGTCATGGAAGATTCCCGCATAGATCAGGACCAGCCTTCGTTCTGGTTCTGGGGGCGGACTGATCTTGTTGATCGGCTGCGCGCTCGCTCCTGCGAGTATTGCGGGATATCCGATGTGCCCGTCGATATTCATCACGTTCGACGGATGGCGGACATGAAGGGCGTCTCATGGCTTGCTCGAACCAGAGCAGCTCGCATGCGCAAACGTACCATCGCATGCGAACCTTGCCATCACGCGATCCATGCCGGTCGTCTTCAGCAACGGCTCGACAGAATTGGGGTATTGTCAGCATAG
- a CDS encoding DUF736 domain-containing protein has product MATIGSFTASSNGFSGTIKTLNLNVKATIRAVERTSEKGPDYRILAGATVEFGAAWKKTSNEGRDYLSVKLDDPSFPAPIYATLIEVEGEEGLSLIWSRSNRD; this is encoded by the coding sequence ATGGCAACTATCGGCTCTTTCACCGCTTCCAGCAACGGCTTCTCCGGTACCATCAAGACCCTCAACCTCAACGTCAAGGCGACCATCCGCGCCGTCGAGCGCACTAGCGAGAAAGGTCCAGACTACCGCATCCTCGCAGGAGCTACGGTCGAATTCGGCGCAGCCTGGAAGAAGACCTCGAACGAAGGCCGCGACTACCTCTCGGTCAAGCTCGACGATCCGAGCTTCCCGGCCCCGATCTACGCGACGCTGATCGAGGTCGAAGGCGAGGAAGGCCTCTCCCTCATCTGGTCCCGGTCGAACCGGGACTGA
- a CDS encoding transcriptional repressor TraM, protein MRPVYGLTQGLPKADRESLTVDTIRTHRCLVDEADRLFRHFQKIKMPARRPANFNTSHPSIQEDHRLA, encoded by the coding sequence ATGCGTCCCGTGTACGGCTTGACGCAGGGGTTGCCGAAGGCTGACCGCGAGAGCCTGACAGTAGATACTATCCGAACTCATCGATGCCTAGTCGATGAGGCCGACCGGCTATTCAGGCACTTCCAGAAGATAAAAATGCCGGCAAGGCGGCCGGCAAACTTCAACACCTCACATCCATCCATTCAGGAAGATCATCGCCTCGCATGA
- a CDS encoding WGR domain-containing protein, translating into MITQPYHLYVERIAPEKNMARFYALAVQPTLFGEISLVRAWGRIGARGQQMVHLFDNENQAINLFLDVLREKRKRGYRPKPPVDNPRI; encoded by the coding sequence ATGATCACGCAGCCCTATCACCTCTATGTCGAACGTATCGCGCCGGAAAAGAACATGGCGCGGTTCTATGCGCTTGCTGTTCAGCCGACCTTGTTCGGCGAGATATCGCTTGTTCGCGCCTGGGGTCGGATCGGAGCGCGCGGACAACAGATGGTGCATCTGTTCGACAACGAGAACCAGGCCATCAACCTGTTCCTCGACGTGCTTCGCGAGAAGCGTAAACGGGGCTATCGGCCGAAACCACCAGTGGACAACCCGCGGATCTGA
- a CDS encoding thermonuclease family protein, with protein sequence MTLRFFADLVTLSALFIGVLASVAAAQQPDSASDAFSICGSGQRITCVVDGDTFWFRGEKIRIADIDTPELSPPRCQRERELGLAAKNRLLDILNSGPLSFKTTAREEDRFGRKLRIVYRDRRSVGDILVAEGLARKWQGLRRSWCE encoded by the coding sequence ATGACATTGAGATTTTTTGCGGACCTCGTCACCTTATCCGCCTTATTCATCGGCGTGCTCGCATCTGTAGCGGCAGCCCAGCAACCAGACAGCGCGAGCGACGCCTTCTCTATCTGTGGGAGCGGGCAACGGATCACCTGCGTGGTGGACGGCGATACGTTCTGGTTCCGAGGTGAAAAGATCAGGATTGCCGACATCGACACGCCGGAGTTAAGCCCGCCGCGATGCCAGCGCGAACGCGAGCTTGGCCTCGCGGCGAAAAACCGTCTGCTCGACATTCTCAATTCCGGTCCGCTGTCGTTCAAGACGACCGCCAGAGAGGAAGATCGCTTCGGTCGCAAGCTCAGGATCGTCTACCGCGATCGGCGATCGGTCGGGGATATTCTCGTTGCCGAAGGCCTGGCTCGGAAGTGGCAAGGATTGCGCCGGAGCTGGTGCGAATGA
- the traF gene encoding conjugative transfer signal peptidase TraF: protein MRRGQDLLFLAGAGAVVITLVAAGWSGGYRLNLTPSEPLGLWRIEVLFRDVAVGDLVFVCPPATATFEGARRRGYLRWGSCTGGFAPLIKTVAALARQRVEIGDQVVIDGRPIEASSVRTLDGKGRVLVPYAGGIVPPGYLFLHSSFESSYDSRYFGPLPDAGILGLARPVFTFDP, encoded by the coding sequence ATGAGGCGAGGGCAGGATCTCCTATTCCTGGCGGGGGCTGGCGCCGTCGTCATCACTCTCGTCGCGGCCGGGTGGAGCGGCGGCTACCGGCTGAACCTGACGCCAAGCGAACCGCTTGGGCTCTGGCGGATTGAGGTGCTTTTTCGAGACGTCGCGGTCGGCGATCTCGTCTTCGTCTGCCCGCCGGCAACCGCCACCTTTGAGGGCGCCAGACGACGCGGTTATCTTCGCTGGGGATCGTGTACCGGTGGCTTTGCACCACTCATCAAAACGGTAGCAGCTCTTGCCCGTCAGCGTGTCGAGATCGGTGATCAGGTCGTGATCGACGGCCGGCCAATTGAGGCATCCTCCGTCCGGACCCTGGACGGCAAGGGGCGGGTCCTTGTGCCTTATGCCGGTGGCATCGTGCCGCCGGGATACCTGTTTCTTCACTCATCCTTTGAGAGCTCTTATGATTCCCGATATTTTGGACCGCTTCCGGATGCAGGCATTCTTGGACTGGCGCGGCCAGTGTTCACGTTTGATCCGTGA
- a CDS encoding glutamine amidotransferase: MIRRAPIVVVQAGRPPAALRNLHGEQPDWFKAALCERDSPIMVVRAHANEPLPEPGSFACAIITGSWSMVTDREDWSERLAEWTRMIVSSGSRLLGVCYGHQLIAHALGGEVDYHPNGREIGPKQIKLTDSGLQSPWLRNSPPSFSAFLTHEQSVLQLPEGATVLGRSQHDPHQIVSYGHNILTVQFHPEFTTDIMRACIEHRRDKLVADGEEVDRLLHSIESLPIPKTLINAFCGG, translated from the coding sequence TTGATCCGCCGCGCACCCATTGTGGTGGTTCAGGCCGGCCGTCCTCCGGCTGCCCTCCGCAACCTTCATGGAGAGCAGCCGGACTGGTTCAAAGCTGCTCTTTGCGAGAGAGACAGTCCGATCATGGTGGTGCGCGCGCACGCGAACGAGCCGTTGCCTGAGCCTGGCTCGTTTGCGTGTGCGATCATTACTGGATCTTGGTCCATGGTGACCGATCGTGAGGATTGGAGCGAGAGGTTAGCAGAATGGACGCGGATGATTGTCTCTTCAGGCTCCCGCCTGCTCGGCGTGTGCTATGGACATCAACTGATCGCGCATGCCTTGGGCGGTGAAGTCGATTATCATCCCAACGGGCGCGAGATAGGGCCGAAGCAAATCAAGCTGACGGATAGTGGGCTCCAAAGTCCATGGCTTCGCAACTCCCCCCCGTCATTTTCAGCATTTCTAACCCACGAGCAGAGCGTGCTGCAACTCCCTGAAGGCGCAACCGTTCTTGGCCGATCGCAACACGATCCGCATCAAATCGTCAGCTATGGCCACAACATTTTGACCGTGCAGTTCCATCCTGAATTCACGACCGATATTATGCGGGCCTGTATCGAGCATCGGCGGGACAAGCTCGTGGCCGACGGTGAGGAAGTGGATAGGCTACTTCACTCAATTGAATCCCTACCTATTCCCAAGACTTTGATCAACGCCTTCTGCGGCGGCTAA
- a CDS encoding GntR family transcriptional regulator gives MLYKIHRVRCVDDIPVMHEWIWLACSRFPRLSLDVEQFPELLYVHLLEEYGVQISAVREEVHAECADAEDRKLLDIDGEQAAVLCVDAKAFDQANDLTIISKHRALSNGFKYVSEIR, from the coding sequence ATGCTCTACAAGATACATCGTGTGCGGTGCGTAGATGATATTCCGGTCATGCATGAGTGGATTTGGCTGGCATGTTCGCGGTTTCCCCGGCTATCGCTGGATGTCGAGCAGTTCCCCGAACTGCTTTATGTTCACCTGCTCGAAGAATACGGTGTGCAGATTTCGGCCGTTCGTGAGGAAGTTCACGCGGAATGCGCCGATGCTGAAGACAGGAAATTACTCGATATAGACGGAGAGCAGGCCGCTGTTTTGTGTGTCGATGCAAAGGCGTTCGATCAGGCAAACGACTTGACGATCATCAGTAAGCATCGGGCGCTGTCCAATGGGTTCAAGTATGTGAGCGAGATACGCTAG
- a CDS encoding TraH family protein yields the protein MVDAALIQQCADPALKPAIVEQFIERAGSHDPLAVTVRSGNRVVLVPKPVTSDEALALIRQHVGRNTVRVGLTQYPAGLGVVEARELKTDIVDACANLRMGTALFAKVYRIVLKWYGNPTEKEVLPQVFDDAISAWQIGYFEGTAVFRAADPGEREVAEPDKEKPASDAVGLPADTAGVEVSDPANHDAGGKDPNRAGIRVDLSGIGKERP from the coding sequence ATGGTCGATGCCGCCCTTATCCAGCAATGCGCCGATCCAGCTTTAAAACCCGCGATCGTCGAGCAGTTCATCGAACGGGCAGGATCTCATGACCCACTCGCTGTGACGGTTCGCTCTGGGAACCGTGTCGTGCTCGTGCCGAAGCCAGTCACATCTGACGAGGCACTTGCTCTGATCCGGCAGCATGTCGGCCGCAACACCGTGCGCGTCGGGCTCACCCAATACCCGGCCGGTCTCGGTGTTGTGGAAGCCAGAGAGCTCAAGACCGACATCGTCGACGCCTGCGCCAATCTGAGGATGGGAACGGCGCTCTTCGCCAAAGTCTACCGTATCGTGCTGAAATGGTATGGCAATCCCACCGAGAAAGAGGTTCTACCGCAGGTGTTCGACGATGCGATCAGCGCTTGGCAGATCGGCTACTTTGAGGGGACGGCGGTGTTTCGGGCCGCCGATCCCGGTGAGCGGGAGGTGGCTGAACCTGACAAGGAGAAGCCTGCGAGCGACGCCGTCGGGCTGCCAGCAGACACTGCGGGGGTGGAAGTGAGCGATCCTGCCAACCATGATGCTGGCGGCAAGGATCCAAACAGGGCCGGTATCCGTGTCGATCTCTCAGGAATCGGCAAGGAACGACCCTGA
- a CDS encoding conjugal transfer protein TraB, whose product MIPDILDRFRMQAFLDWRGQCSRLIRDRVRARWPDHRRSGSLIVLAISCGCIGWSGEVLLLPVAILFPALWANSRSRLVAALVSAGYFLAASRGLPQGVANFYAADLWPGLLLWVAASLSFVGVHAALWKGQSEGQSSLKSRPGMGTVPRYLAVAVLMGLPPFGITGWAHPLTAAGVLFPGWGWWGILMTTAGLAMMTSRYWPAVAIVLGGFWLWSAATWTTQNLPEGWKGVDLEQGQRLGRDGSLEYLRDLIATVRAAAGEKTRFVVLPESALGFWTPTVERVWQESLRGSSLTVIAGAVVIDPSGYDNVIVEISADKARILYSERMPVPVSMWQPWLQWTGRVGGARAHLFGNPIAEIDRQKIAPLICYEQLMLWPILQSMLHSPSAIIAAGNGWWTEGTSIVAIQKASVIAWGKLFGLPVVTAFNT is encoded by the coding sequence ATGATTCCCGATATTTTGGACCGCTTCCGGATGCAGGCATTCTTGGACTGGCGCGGCCAGTGTTCACGTTTGATCCGTGATCGAGTTCGTGCCCGATGGCCCGACCATCGGCGGTCCGGCTCACTGATCGTCTTGGCGATCTCCTGCGGCTGCATCGGCTGGAGTGGCGAGGTGCTCCTCCTTCCAGTCGCGATATTGTTCCCGGCGCTTTGGGCGAACTCGCGGTCACGCCTGGTCGCAGCTCTCGTATCAGCCGGCTACTTTCTTGCCGCGTCACGCGGTCTGCCGCAAGGTGTCGCCAACTTTTATGCGGCCGATCTCTGGCCCGGCCTTCTGCTCTGGGTGGCCGCTTCGCTCTCTTTTGTCGGCGTGCATGCGGCACTCTGGAAAGGGCAATCGGAAGGTCAGTCTTCATTAAAAAGTCGACCGGGAATGGGGACGGTGCCGCGCTATCTGGCAGTGGCCGTCCTCATGGGGCTTCCGCCCTTCGGCATCACCGGATGGGCGCATCCGTTGACTGCTGCCGGTGTGCTCTTTCCAGGTTGGGGCTGGTGGGGAATCCTAATGACTACAGCCGGCCTCGCGATGATGACATCGCGATATTGGCCGGCTGTCGCCATTGTCCTGGGAGGATTCTGGCTCTGGTCCGCCGCTACGTGGACGACGCAGAATCTACCGGAAGGATGGAAGGGCGTCGACCTCGAACAGGGGCAGAGGCTTGGACGAGACGGCTCGCTTGAGTACCTCCGTGACCTGATCGCAACGGTGCGCGCAGCTGCGGGCGAGAAAACCCGCTTCGTCGTCCTTCCCGAAAGCGCACTCGGATTTTGGACGCCGACGGTCGAGCGCGTCTGGCAAGAAAGTCTGCGCGGTTCCAGTTTAACCGTGATCGCCGGTGCGGTCGTCATCGACCCGAGCGGCTACGACAATGTTATAGTGGAGATCTCGGCCGACAAGGCACGCATCCTGTATAGCGAACGCATGCCGGTCCCGGTCTCAATGTGGCAACCATGGCTGCAGTGGACGGGGCGGGTCGGCGGCGCACGTGCGCACTTGTTTGGTAATCCCATCGCGGAAATCGATCGCCAAAAGATCGCGCCGCTAATCTGCTACGAGCAACTCATGCTCTGGCCGATACTGCAATCAATGCTGCATTCCCCTAGCGCAATCATCGCCGCGGGCAACGGATGGTGGACCGAAGGCACCTCGATCGTCGCCATTCAGAAAGCGAGCGTGATCGCCTGGGGAAAGCTCTTCGGACTCCCCGTGGTCACGGCTTTCAACACATAG